From Juglans regia cultivar Chandler chromosome 9, Walnut 2.0, whole genome shotgun sequence:
AAGATGGAGGCATGCCCTCCGTTCTCACTAGCTATACATATTGTTCCCTTTCTCTCTCAACTATTAACGCATTTTGGGTGGGCCCTATTTTTACTGCCTATTATATTAATACAGACCCGGCCCCACCCTCATCTCTATCTGTCTCCCTAGTCTCTAGGTTTAGGTAGTTGGTTCTTCTCGCGGGCCCTGACCCCACACCAAGTACACTGATGGCCATGATACCTAAGCTTTCCAAGCATTTTTGGACCCTTCCCAATTTCCATACCCTGCGGATGATTCCGGTGCCCGCCCCGTCCCCCTCAAGGGGGCTATCAAAGACGGCAACTTGACccccaaacccccccccccccccaacaactTGACCTCctattaaaaagttaagaagttaaaaaaaaggtAATTGCTTTACAAAAACTGATCATATGTGGTGCATGTTTTGTATATTTCCTTGAATTatcttcaaaatatatattttctggtTTTCTTCTGAATGCGTGTGGCTTTTaactattttccaaattttttctcaccttttctttttgtttttcgtcttctccacatccataacttttatatatatatatgaaatgtggaacgcactagctagctagctttcatCATAATAAtctgtaattttgtaatttgtgaTCATCACCTAATTTAATTCACAACGTCTATGTCTTATAATATGCCAAAGTCAATAGATTAAATGATAATACTTTTGtactatttaattatatgtacAAACTAACCGTAAATTATGTCAAGAAACTTGCTGGATGCACCTATTGACCATGTCCTACAACCATTATAAATTATCATGACTGCATTACCCCTTACGCACACCCCTACACCTTATTATTGTCCTttatttctcctttttctttattctcttcttttcctctAATCCAGACTCTATAGTACCggctttgttttcttgtttaattcattGTTTGGTACTAATTCTAAAGAAGATTTTGAGGGGATTTAAGGACAGAAGCATCGCTAAGGATCAGAATCGATCGAACGCCTGGACACTGATCATTAGAACTATCAAGATCTTCCTGTTAATGACAGAAGATATCATGAATCTGTCCATAAATGGCAAATCTCAGGTTCCTCCAGGTTTCCGATTTCACCCTACAGAAGAGGAACTTCTGCATTACTACCTGAGGAAGAAAGTTGCCGACGAGAAGATTGACCTTGATGTAATCCGCGAAGTCGATCTTAATAAGCTCGAGCCATGGGATATTCAAGGTAGCTAGGGTGCCTGTTCGTCTACTTTTCCCGCATTTACTAAttgcagcatatatatatatatatatatatgcaaatattttctctccttttcttttgctttgatCATATTAATTATGTTGCTGCCTTGTAGAGAAATGCAAGATTGGATCCACCCCTCAAAATGATTGGTACTTCTTTAGTCACAAAGACAAAAAGTATCCAACTGGGACTAGAACAAATCGTGCAACAGCAGCTGGGTTTTGGAAGGCCACCGGCCGAGATAAGATCATCTATAGCAGCTTTAGAAGAATTGGATTGAGGAAAACTCTAGTGTTCTACAAAGGACGAGCACCACATGGACAAAAATCAGACTGGATCATGCATGAATATAGGCTAGATGAAAGCATCCATGAAACTAGCGTAAGACATTCTTCTCCATTCCTTTCAATGTATAATCATTCAAAATCAAGCACTAGTAACTAATTAATCTCTATCTTCAATGCGACAAACTAAAAGTTGTCTTTTATCTAAAGTTCGTACGTATATGAGAGATGTTTCTTTACGGTGTGTACTATTTGcttaagatatataatttttttgttttcttcaattcGGTGATGATTAGCATGCATTAGAATAATCGTCAAATGAGAATTCATTATTTGTAATCGGTTTAAAGCCTTTAAGACAAATATTGAATCATTAATTGACAAAATGTACTGAAATATTCAGTTATATATGTGCATTATTTAGGTTTGTAATTCAGTAGGAGAATCAATGGCGGAAGACGGATGGGTGGTTTGCCGTGTATTCAAGAAGAAGAACTTTCAGAAAGCCCTAGAGAGTCCTAAAACCTCGTCTATGATCTCTAGGGATTCAAACACTCATCAAATACTTGCTTCGAGAAATGACGGGGTCCTGGATCAAATAATCTTATACATGGGAAGGAATATTAATTGCAAGCCGGAAAACGAATCATGCGGCAACAACATCAGTATCTCCGACAACAGTACTACAACTAGCAACATGATGTTTCTCACTGCAAAGCATATCGATGAAGGTCTCCATGACAGATTCCTTCATCTCCCACGGCTAGAGAGCCCAACCCTTCCTTCGCTTCCCATTTATCAATCatttgatcatcatgatgaGATGGTCACAGATACTCAACCATCTTCGTTCACAAATCATGCTAGTGGTGGCAACGAGGACAAGACCCAGctggttgatgatgatgatcatgatcatgatcaggccAAAACTAATCTTAGTGACTGGGTTGCCTTCGATCGGATGGTGGCGTCGCAGCTTAATGGCACCGAAG
This genomic window contains:
- the LOC118349445 gene encoding NAC domain-containing protein 43-like produces the protein MTEDIMNLSINGKSQVPPGFRFHPTEEELLHYYLRKKVADEKIDLDVIREVDLNKLEPWDIQEKCKIGSTPQNDWYFFSHKDKKYPTGTRTNRATAAGFWKATGRDKIIYSSFRRIGLRKTLVFYKGRAPHGQKSDWIMHEYRLDESIHETSVCNSVGESMAEDGWVVCRVFKKKNFQKALESPKTSSMISRDSNTHQILASRNDGVLDQIILYMGRNINCKPENESCGNNISISDNSTTTSNMMFLTAKHIDEGLHDRFLHLPRLESPTLPSLPIYQSFDHHDEMVTDTQPSSFTNHASGGNEDKTQLVDDDDHDHDQAKTNLSDWVAFDRMVASQLNGTEEAEETAQQLSCFNDPNNMAFCPPDHDDVQFSDIRLSRQSQISHVYNTSENDIWSFTKSSSSPISSSSDPLSHLSV